Proteins co-encoded in one Aquincola tertiaricarbonis genomic window:
- the mmsB gene encoding 3-hydroxyisobutyrate dehydrogenase, which produces MSTQRIAFIGLGNMGGPMALNLRKAGHEVAAFDLSAEACQRHADQGLRIAPSAAAAVEGAQVVITMLPASRHVESLFLPQGDAPGLLAALPAGTLVIDSSTIAPASARKVADAATARGLAFLDAPVSGGTAGAAAGTLTFMIGGDAATVERATPVLKQMGANLFHCGDAGAGQATKLCNNMLLAVLMIGTSEALALGNALGLDTKVLSEVMRRSSGGNWALEKYNPMPGVMEAAPASRGYTGGFGTDLMLKDLGLALEAALGANAAVPLGGLARQLYAAHSKAGHGGEDFSSILKLLTGEG; this is translated from the coding sequence ATGAGCACGCAACGCATCGCCTTCATCGGTCTGGGCAACATGGGCGGCCCGATGGCGCTCAACCTGCGCAAGGCCGGCCATGAGGTGGCGGCCTTCGACCTCAGCGCCGAGGCCTGCCAGCGCCATGCCGACCAGGGCCTGCGCATCGCGCCCTCGGCCGCCGCGGCGGTGGAAGGCGCGCAGGTGGTGATCACCATGCTGCCGGCCAGCCGGCATGTGGAGTCGCTGTTCCTGCCGCAGGGCGACGCCCCCGGCCTGCTGGCCGCGCTGCCCGCCGGCACGCTGGTGATCGACAGCAGCACCATCGCGCCGGCCAGCGCCCGCAAGGTGGCCGATGCGGCCACGGCCCGCGGCCTGGCCTTCCTCGATGCACCCGTGTCGGGCGGCACCGCGGGCGCGGCGGCCGGCACCCTCACCTTCATGATCGGCGGCGACGCGGCCACGGTGGAGCGGGCCACGCCGGTGCTGAAGCAGATGGGCGCCAACCTGTTCCATTGCGGTGATGCCGGCGCCGGCCAGGCCACCAAGCTGTGCAACAACATGCTGCTGGCGGTGCTCATGATCGGCACCAGCGAAGCGCTGGCCCTGGGCAATGCCCTGGGGCTGGACACCAAGGTGCTGTCGGAGGTGATGCGCCGCAGCTCCGGCGGCAACTGGGCGCTGGAGAAGTACAACCCCATGCCCGGCGTGATGGAGGCGGCCCCCGCCTCGCGCGGCTACACCGGCGGCTTCGGCACCGACCTGATGCTCAAGGACCTGGGCCTGGCGCTGGAAGCCGCGCTGGGCGCCAACGCCGCGGTGCCACTGGGCGGCCTGGCACGCCAGCTGTACGCCGCGCACAGCAAAGCCGGCCACGGCGGCGAAGACTTCTCCAGCATCCTCAAGCTGCTGACAGGCGAGGGCTGA
- a CDS encoding GlxA family transcriptional regulator translates to MTRQVAIVAFEGFELLDLAGPMTVFQMAATLAPPRRAPVYAVQAVSWRGGPVASITGVAVSTQAWAGRVPHTVMVPGGAPLRQGRAGDELQALQPWLQGLARSRRRVTSVCTGAFALAAAGLLDGRRATTHWRHAATLQQRHPAVRVEADRIYLRDGPVWTSAGISAGIDLALALVEEDHGAALAQAVAGEMVVYHRRAGGQSQFSSLLALSPGSERMRAVLAHIRDHLTAALTVDDLAAVACLSPRQFARAFRAETGQTPAKAVEHIRAEAARLRIEAGDGSVAAVARATGFGDEERMRRAFVRLYGQAPQALRRAARAHV, encoded by the coding sequence ATGACCCGCCAGGTGGCCATCGTGGCCTTCGAAGGCTTCGAGCTGCTGGACCTGGCCGGGCCGATGACGGTGTTCCAGATGGCGGCCACGCTGGCACCGCCGCGGCGGGCGCCGGTGTATGCGGTGCAGGCGGTGTCGTGGCGCGGCGGGCCGGTGGCCAGCATCACCGGCGTGGCGGTGAGCACCCAGGCCTGGGCGGGCCGGGTGCCCCACACGGTGATGGTGCCGGGCGGCGCACCGCTGCGGCAGGGCCGGGCGGGGGACGAGCTGCAGGCGCTGCAGCCCTGGCTGCAAGGCCTGGCCCGCAGCCGCCGCCGCGTCACCAGCGTGTGCACCGGCGCCTTTGCGCTGGCCGCGGCCGGCCTGCTGGACGGCCGCCGCGCCACCACCCACTGGCGGCATGCGGCCACGCTGCAGCAACGCCACCCGGCGGTGCGGGTGGAGGCCGACCGCATCTACCTGCGCGACGGGCCGGTGTGGACCTCGGCCGGCATCAGCGCCGGCATCGACCTGGCGCTGGCCCTGGTGGAAGAGGACCACGGCGCCGCGCTGGCGCAGGCCGTGGCCGGCGAGATGGTGGTCTACCACCGGCGGGCCGGCGGCCAGTCGCAGTTCTCGTCGTTGCTGGCGCTGTCGCCGGGCAGCGAGCGCATGCGCGCGGTGCTGGCCCACATCCGCGACCACCTCACGGCGGCGCTGACGGTGGACGACCTGGCCGCCGTGGCCTGCCTGAGCCCGCGGCAGTTCGCCCGCGCCTTCCGGGCCGAGACCGGGCAGACGCCGGCCAAGGCGGTGGAGCACATCCGCGCCGAAGCGGCCCGCCTGCGCATCGAGGCCGGCGACGGCAGCGTGGCCGCCGTGGCCCGCGCCACCGGCTTCGGCGACGAGGAGCGCATGCGCCGCGCCTTCGTCCGCTTGTATGGACAAGCGCCGCAGGCGCTGCGCCGGGCGGCGCGCGCGCATGTGTGA
- a CDS encoding MFS transporter, which produces MSAIPLPLAAPPRPATQRDALVLAVCQALYIAAISIDLTLTGLTGQHLAPTPVLATLPFALITVGGAVTAWFAAQLIERAGRRVAFLLGAGCGAAGGLVSVVAVVHQHFWLFCVGTTAVGVFQAFAQYYRLAAADAAPEQLKARAVSRVMTGGVLAALAGPALAAWSRDWLAPSAYAGAYLMVTLLAGLSVLLLALLYRGADAPPTAATQAAQALPARPLREVLRQPVLAAALANNVVAAVAMMFVMTAAPLAAVACGHAIDDGARIMQWHLVGMYGPAFFAGALISRWGLPRVLALGMALCAACCVIAMGSTSLRAFEAALLLLGIGWNFMFVGGTTLLARSYRPAERARVQGLAELLRHGLTALATLSAGPLLQGLGWASLNAATLPLLALAALMTGWWVWDERRIASAAS; this is translated from the coding sequence ATGAGCGCCATCCCCCTGCCCCTTGCAGCCCCGCCCCGGCCGGCCACCCAGCGTGATGCGCTGGTGCTGGCCGTGTGCCAGGCGCTGTACATCGCCGCCATCTCCATCGACCTCACGCTCACCGGGCTCACCGGCCAGCACCTGGCGCCCACGCCGGTGCTGGCCACCCTGCCATTCGCGCTGATCACCGTCGGCGGCGCGGTCACCGCCTGGTTCGCGGCGCAGTTGATCGAGCGTGCAGGCCGGCGCGTGGCCTTCCTGCTGGGCGCGGGCTGCGGCGCGGCCGGTGGGCTGGTGTCCGTGGTGGCGGTGGTGCACCAGCACTTCTGGCTGTTCTGCGTGGGCACCACCGCGGTGGGCGTGTTCCAGGCCTTTGCGCAGTACTACCGGCTGGCGGCGGCCGACGCGGCGCCCGAGCAGCTCAAGGCCCGCGCCGTTTCGCGCGTGATGACGGGCGGCGTGCTGGCCGCGCTGGCCGGCCCTGCGCTGGCCGCCTGGAGCCGCGACTGGCTGGCGCCTTCGGCCTACGCCGGCGCCTACCTGATGGTGACGTTGCTGGCGGGCCTGTCGGTGCTGCTGCTGGCGCTGCTGTACCGCGGTGCCGATGCACCGCCCACCGCCGCCACGCAGGCGGCGCAAGCGCTGCCGGCACGGCCACTGCGCGAGGTGCTGCGCCAACCGGTGTTGGCCGCGGCGCTGGCCAACAACGTGGTGGCGGCGGTGGCCATGATGTTCGTGATGACGGCCGCGCCGCTGGCCGCGGTGGCCTGCGGCCATGCCATCGACGACGGCGCGCGCATCATGCAGTGGCACCTGGTGGGCATGTACGGGCCGGCCTTTTTCGCCGGGGCCTTGATCAGCCGCTGGGGCCTGCCGCGGGTGCTGGCGCTGGGCATGGCCTTGTGCGCGGCCTGCTGCGTTATCGCGATGGGCTCCACCAGCCTGCGCGCGTTCGAGGCGGCGCTGCTGCTGCTGGGCATCGGCTGGAACTTCATGTTCGTGGGCGGCACCACCTTGCTGGCGCGCAGCTACCGGCCGGCCGAGCGGGCCCGGGTGCAGGGCCTGGCCGAGCTGCTGCGCCATGGGCTCACGGCGCTGGCCACGCTGTCGGCCGGGCCGCTGCTGCAGGGCCTGGGCTGGGCCAGCCTGAACGCCGCCACGCTGCCGCTGCTCGCACTGGCTGCCCTCATGACAGGCTGGTGGGTATGGGATGAACGGCGCATCGCGAGCGCAGCGAGCTAG
- a CDS encoding GIN domain-containing protein — translation MQHPAPSTHWRLAARSGPWAAGLLIAVTGLLAATPARAEPQHRHLGGFDRVELRTAARVVIRQGDEDAILVEALPAMLPLIGTRVENDTLQVADEPGAGTQPGEVLITLRRLRGLTASGVTQVVAEGLSGRELSITGGGASAMTLRQLDLSRLRVALGGGSQLLVSGRTRELTAQLGGHAGMDASDLDVDEAMVQGGGQSRATVSVRQSLSLAIAGSAVVSYYGSVKPTVAIGGQAVLRPLGKR, via the coding sequence ATGCAGCACCCAGCACCTTCCACGCACTGGCGCCTGGCGGCCCGCTCGGGCCCCTGGGCCGCCGGCCTGCTGATCGCGGTGACGGGCCTGCTGGCGGCCACACCGGCGCGGGCCGAGCCCCAGCACCGCCATCTGGGCGGTTTCGACCGGGTGGAGCTGCGCACCGCCGCGCGGGTGGTCATCCGCCAGGGCGACGAAGACGCGATCCTGGTGGAAGCGCTGCCCGCGATGCTGCCGCTCATCGGCACCCGGGTGGAGAACGACACGCTGCAGGTGGCCGACGAGCCGGGCGCTGGCACCCAGCCGGGCGAGGTGCTCATCACGCTGCGGCGGCTGCGCGGCCTCACCGCCTCGGGCGTCACCCAGGTGGTGGCCGAGGGCTTGTCGGGGCGTGAACTCAGCATCACCGGCGGCGGTGCCAGCGCGATGACACTGCGCCAGCTCGACCTGTCCCGGCTGCGGGTGGCCCTGGGCGGCGGCAGCCAGCTGCTGGTCAGCGGCCGCACCCGCGAACTCACGGCCCAGCTCGGTGGCCATGCCGGCATGGACGCCTCCGACCTGGACGTGGACGAAGCGATGGTGCAGGGCGGCGGCCAGTCACGCGCCACCGTGTCGGTGCGCCAGTCGCTCAGCCTGGCCATCGCCGGCTCCGCCGTCGTCTCGTACTACGGCAGCGTCAAGCCCACCGTGGCCATCGGCGGCCAGGCCGTGCTGCGGCCGCTGGGTAAACGCTAG
- a CDS encoding cation acetate symporter: protein MSRRAQTLAVALLALAVPAAMAAGGDVGQAAKQPTNWIAIGMFSVFVLATLWITKWAASRTRSAADFYTAGGGITGFQNGLAIAGDYMSAASFLGISAAVMATGYDGLIYSIGFLVGWPILTFLMAERLRNLGKFTFADVAGYRFQQTPIRAFAASGTLVVVAFYLIAQMVGAGQLIKLLFGLDYWMAVVIVGALMMLYVLFGGMTATTWVQIIKAVLLLSGVTFMAFMVLSQFGFSPERLFARAVEIRTGFATHAGKTPEEAAQLGGAIMGPGGFVKDPISAISFGMALMFGTAGLPHILMRFFTVPDAKEARKSVFWATTWIGYFYVLIFIIGFGAITLVLTNPEFADVATGVIHGGAGASNMAAVLVAKAVGGNVFFGFISAVAFATILAVVAGLTLSGASAVSHDLYATVFKKGQADSAAELRVSRITTLALGVVAVALGIAFEKQNIAFMVSLAFAIAASANFPVLFMSVLWKDCTTRGAVIGGFLGLVSSVALTVVSPSVWEVTLGNPKGSALFPYTSPALFSMTIGFFGIWLFSVLDRSAQAARERAAFSAQRVRSETGLGASTASAH, encoded by the coding sequence ATGAGCCGCCGCGCACAGACGCTGGCCGTTGCCCTGCTGGCGCTGGCCGTGCCGGCCGCAATGGCCGCCGGCGGTGACGTGGGCCAGGCCGCCAAGCAGCCCACCAACTGGATCGCCATCGGCATGTTCTCGGTGTTCGTGCTGGCCACGCTGTGGATCACCAAGTGGGCGGCTTCGCGCACCCGCTCGGCGGCCGATTTCTACACCGCGGGCGGCGGCATCACCGGCTTCCAGAACGGGCTGGCCATCGCGGGCGACTACATGTCGGCCGCGTCCTTCCTGGGCATCTCGGCAGCCGTCATGGCCACCGGCTACGACGGCCTCATCTACTCCATCGGCTTCCTGGTGGGCTGGCCCATCCTCACCTTCCTGATGGCCGAGCGGCTGCGCAACCTGGGCAAGTTCACCTTCGCCGACGTGGCCGGCTACCGCTTCCAGCAAACGCCCATCCGCGCCTTCGCGGCCAGCGGCACGCTGGTGGTGGTGGCCTTCTACCTGATCGCGCAGATGGTGGGCGCCGGCCAGCTGATCAAGCTGCTGTTCGGCCTGGACTACTGGATGGCCGTGGTCATCGTCGGCGCGCTGATGATGCTTTACGTGCTCTTCGGCGGCATGACGGCCACCACCTGGGTGCAGATCATCAAGGCGGTGCTGCTGTTGTCGGGCGTCACCTTCATGGCCTTCATGGTGCTCAGCCAGTTCGGCTTCAGCCCCGAGCGGCTGTTTGCCCGCGCGGTGGAAATCCGCACCGGCTTCGCCACCCATGCCGGCAAGACACCGGAAGAGGCCGCCCAGCTGGGCGGCGCCATCATGGGGCCGGGCGGCTTCGTCAAGGACCCGATCAGCGCCATCAGCTTTGGCATGGCGCTGATGTTCGGCACCGCCGGCCTGCCGCACATCCTGATGCGCTTCTTCACCGTGCCCGACGCCAAGGAAGCTCGCAAGAGCGTGTTCTGGGCCACCACCTGGATCGGCTACTTCTACGTGCTCATTTTCATCATCGGCTTCGGTGCCATCACCCTGGTGCTGACCAACCCCGAGTTCGCGGACGTGGCCACCGGCGTGATCCACGGCGGCGCGGGCGCCTCCAACATGGCGGCGGTGCTGGTGGCCAAGGCCGTGGGCGGCAACGTGTTCTTCGGCTTCATCTCGGCGGTGGCCTTCGCCACCATCCTGGCGGTGGTGGCGGGGCTCACGCTGTCGGGTGCGTCGGCGGTGTCGCACGACCTGTACGCCACGGTGTTCAAGAAGGGCCAGGCCGACAGCGCGGCCGAGTTGCGCGTCTCGCGCATCACCACGCTGGCGCTGGGCGTGGTGGCGGTAGCCCTGGGAATCGCCTTCGAGAAGCAGAACATCGCCTTCATGGTGAGCCTGGCCTTCGCCATCGCGGCCTCTGCCAACTTCCCGGTGCTGTTCATGAGCGTGCTGTGGAAGGACTGCACCACCCGCGGCGCGGTGATCGGCGGCTTCCTGGGGCTGGTGTCGTCGGTGGCCTTGACGGTGGTGTCGCCCTCGGTGTGGGAGGTGACGCTGGGCAACCCCAAGGGCTCGGCGCTGTTCCCGTACACCTCACCCGCGCTGTTCTCGATGACCATCGGCTTCTTCGGCATCTGGCTGTTCTCGGTGCTGGACCGCAGCGCGCAGGCCGCGCGCGAGCGGGCCGCCTTCAGCGCGCAGCGCGTGCGCTCGGAAACCGGCCTCGGCGCTTCCACCGCGTCGGCGCACTGA
- a CDS encoding DUF485 domain-containing protein → MTDPLVARIEAHPKYHELRQKRGGLGWILTLVMLAVYYGYIALIAFDKPFLAQPLGSGVTTLGIPIGMGVIVFTIVITGLYVRRANKEYDRLTAELMKEVAR, encoded by the coding sequence ATGACCGACCCTCTCGTCGCCCGGATCGAGGCGCACCCCAAGTACCACGAGCTGCGGCAAAAGCGCGGCGGCCTGGGCTGGATCCTCACGCTGGTGATGCTGGCCGTGTACTACGGCTACATCGCGCTGATCGCCTTCGACAAGCCCTTCCTCGCGCAGCCGCTGGGCAGCGGCGTCACCACGCTGGGCATTCCCATCGGCATGGGCGTCATCGTGTTCACCATCGTCATCACGGGCCTGTACGTGCGCCGTGCCAACAAGGAATACGACCGCCTGACCGCCGAGCTGATGAAAGAGGTGGCGCGATGA
- a CDS encoding fumarylacetoacetate hydrolase family protein, translating into MNPRLQPLVATLTAARTQGHGLGVLPADPLPADEAEATEVQHALLAQLGQPVAGWKVGAKSADGPITAAPLPADSVLRSPAVLPLRQGRVPAGRLMGLELELAFFFGRDFGPGDESLPDAEVLSAIARMAATFELVASRFDAVVAVPPLLAQADLLFHGGLVVGEAVPFDRGRSLTDPALRLAIDGHDVPGLPGHNPAGHPLRLLPWLVRHVARRGGQLPAGTVVTTGSFVGLQPMPARGAALLGEIAGLPPVRLSLAA; encoded by the coding sequence ATGAACCCCCGACTGCAGCCCCTGGTGGCCACGCTGACCGCCGCCCGCACCCAAGGCCATGGCCTGGGCGTGCTGCCCGCTGACCCGCTGCCTGCGGATGAGGCCGAGGCCACTGAAGTGCAGCATGCGCTGCTGGCGCAACTGGGCCAGCCGGTGGCCGGCTGGAAGGTGGGCGCCAAGTCGGCCGATGGGCCCATCACCGCCGCGCCGCTGCCCGCCGACAGCGTGCTGCGCAGCCCGGCCGTGCTGCCGCTGCGCCAGGGCCGCGTGCCCGCCGGCCGGCTGATGGGCCTGGAGCTGGAGCTGGCCTTCTTCTTCGGCCGCGACTTCGGGCCCGGCGACGAGTCGCTGCCCGATGCCGAGGTGCTGTCGGCCATCGCCCGCATGGCCGCCACCTTCGAGCTGGTGGCCAGCCGCTTCGACGCGGTGGTGGCCGTGCCGCCGCTGCTGGCGCAGGCCGACCTGTTGTTCCACGGCGGCCTGGTGGTGGGCGAAGCCGTGCCCTTCGATCGCGGCCGCTCGCTCACCGATCCTGCGCTGCGGCTGGCCATCGATGGCCATGACGTGCCCGGCCTGCCGGGCCACAACCCGGCGGGCCATCCGCTGCGCTTGCTGCCCTGGCTGGTGCGCCACGTGGCGCGGCGCGGCGGCCAGTTGCCGGCCGGCACCGTGGTCACCACCGGTTCCTTCGTGGGCCTGCAGCCCATGCCGGCCCGGGGCGCTGCCCTGCTGGGCGAGATCGCCGGCCTGCCGCCTGTGAGGCTGTCGCTGGCGGCTTGA
- a CDS encoding DUF924 family protein, with amino-acid sequence MTMTLPDDLIRFWQEAGPQRWFAKNEAFDHEFRQRFEAAHFAAARCELDAWAETPAGSLALVLLLDQFPRNCFRGTAHMYATDSLARHFTARLLKHSFDHHIEPELRTFCYLPLMHAETMPEQRASLDLHRAMGDQHTRYAQHHHDIVLRFGRFPHRNRLLGRESTPEELAWLADGGFQG; translated from the coding sequence ATGACGATGACCCTTCCCGACGACCTGATCCGCTTCTGGCAAGAGGCGGGGCCCCAGCGCTGGTTTGCCAAGAACGAGGCTTTCGACCACGAGTTCCGCCAGCGCTTCGAGGCTGCGCACTTCGCTGCCGCCCGGTGCGAGCTGGATGCCTGGGCCGAGACCCCGGCGGGCTCGCTGGCGCTGGTGCTGCTGCTGGACCAGTTTCCGCGCAACTGCTTCCGCGGCACCGCCCACATGTACGCCACCGATTCGCTGGCGCGCCACTTCACCGCTCGACTGCTGAAACACAGCTTCGACCACCACATCGAGCCCGAGCTGCGCACCTTCTGCTACCTGCCCCTGATGCATGCCGAGACCATGCCCGAGCAGCGCGCCTCGCTCGACCTGCACCGCGCGATGGGCGACCAGCACACCCGGTATGCGCAGCACCACCACGACATCGTGCTGCGCTTCGGCCGCTTTCCGCACCGCAACCGGCTGCTGGGCCGTGAGAGCACGCCCGAAGAACTGGCCTGGCTGGCCGACGGCGGCTTCCAGGGATGA
- a CDS encoding DUF2189 domain-containing protein, producing the protein MQTEAPSPAGSSPFDLPLARLGWADPPRWLLLGLRDFLRAPGIGLFFGGCFVAMGWALLKVFQSAPAYVLALSAGFLLLGPLLCMGLYRVSQALERGEAPDFGDALLAWTTRPGTLAIFGFVLLVLEMLWGRAALVIFAVSFDGMPDFQGSLAKLLQADNLPFIATYCGVGALFAGLIYAVSVVSIPMILDRPVDAITAGLTSLRLVLTQTGVMLWWGALITVLVGLALLPWFLGLLVVGPVVGHASWHAYRAALGPDTTGFART; encoded by the coding sequence ATGCAGACCGAAGCACCCAGCCCGGCGGGCAGCAGCCCGTTCGACCTGCCGCTGGCGCGGCTGGGCTGGGCCGATCCGCCCCGCTGGCTGCTGCTGGGTCTGCGCGACTTTCTGCGGGCGCCGGGCATCGGGCTCTTCTTCGGCGGCTGCTTCGTGGCCATGGGCTGGGCGCTGCTGAAGGTGTTCCAGTCGGCGCCGGCCTATGTGCTGGCGCTGTCGGCGGGCTTTCTGCTGCTGGGGCCGCTGCTGTGCATGGGGCTGTACCGCGTGAGCCAGGCGCTGGAACGCGGCGAAGCGCCCGACTTCGGCGACGCGCTGCTGGCCTGGACCACACGCCCCGGCACGCTGGCCATCTTCGGCTTCGTGCTGCTGGTGCTGGAAATGCTGTGGGGCCGCGCGGCGCTGGTGATCTTTGCGGTGAGCTTTGACGGCATGCCCGACTTCCAGGGCTCGCTGGCCAAGCTGCTGCAGGCCGACAACCTGCCCTTCATCGCCACCTACTGCGGCGTGGGCGCGCTGTTCGCGGGTTTGATCTACGCAGTCAGCGTGGTGTCCATCCCCATGATCCTCGACCGCCCGGTGGACGCCATCACCGCCGGGCTGACCAGCCTGCGTCTGGTGCTCACGCAGACCGGCGTGATGCTGTGGTGGGGCGCGCTGATCACCGTGCTGGTGGGCCTGGCGCTGTTGCCGTGGTTCCTGGGCTTGCTGGTGGTGGGCCCGGTGGTGGGCCACGCCAGCTGGCATGCGTATCGGGCCGCATTGGGCCCGGACACAACGGGATTTGCCCGAACGTAG
- a CDS encoding D-(-)-3-hydroxybutyrate oligomer hydrolase — translation MSKTLADTVFGAFSRRPIPAAALAALAGTLVACGGDGTQLNKLPAGLTHVGATTYGATTAGTGATAAAQDLLTGGLGKDGLADTAPTYADPAAPTAAELRRNALYSNYRGLVDVSARGGYGSFYGPNIDAAGTNTGGQGLIPGREYIGVIDDGSGNKRSVVAVQIPASFNPDAPCLVLGPSSGSRGVYGAIATAGEWGLKKGCAVALTDAGKGMGLYDPTDDTVHRIDGTRATRSAAGALSHFAAALSDTARAAFNAAFPNRLALKHAHSQQNPEKDWGSDTLAAARYAFYALNEEYGRVSWDGSTKEARFDAGNTLVIAGSVSNGGAAVLRAAELDGDGLIDGVVAGEPSAQPSSTTGYGVNLGGAAVPAYGKPLFDYFTFANLYQPCASLAPTAVLSEPTTYNFMGTPAFRALATNRCTALAARGLVTGATTADQAADALARLRAYGFGAENDTMHNAHYGLGNAAIITMMYANAYGRFSVADNVCGLSVAATSATTGEVVAVAANTKAASFATGNGTSNGAPASVVYNNSVGGARQWSFGVSPTSGTADLSLDSALCLRALALGTDPATGAALTATSTPTLAQSQAVRAGVNEVLLNGKLRGKPVMMVGGRSDALIPVNHSERAYAAFNRQQDGEGSQLRYIEVTNAQHFDGFLSFPGFDTRFVPLHVYFNAAMDAMYNRLKNGTPLPPSQVVRAVPRGGTPGAAPALTAANIPAISATPAAADAIGFSGTSINVPN, via the coding sequence ATGTCCAAGACCCTGGCAGACACCGTATTCGGTGCCTTCTCGCGCCGCCCCATCCCGGCGGCGGCCCTGGCCGCACTGGCCGGCACCCTGGTCGCCTGCGGCGGCGACGGCACGCAGCTGAACAAGCTGCCCGCCGGCCTGACGCACGTGGGTGCCACCACCTACGGCGCCACCACGGCCGGCACCGGCGCCACCGCCGCCGCGCAAGACCTGCTGACGGGCGGCCTGGGCAAGGACGGCCTGGCCGACACCGCGCCCACCTATGCCGACCCCGCCGCCCCCACCGCGGCCGAGCTGCGGCGCAATGCGCTGTACAGCAACTACCGCGGGCTGGTGGACGTGAGCGCCCGTGGCGGCTACGGCAGCTTCTACGGCCCCAACATCGACGCCGCAGGCACCAACACCGGCGGCCAGGGGCTGATCCCCGGGCGCGAGTACATCGGTGTCATCGACGACGGCAGCGGCAACAAGCGCAGCGTGGTGGCGGTGCAGATTCCGGCCAGCTTCAACCCCGACGCGCCTTGCCTGGTGCTGGGCCCGTCATCGGGTTCACGCGGCGTGTACGGCGCCATCGCCACCGCCGGCGAATGGGGACTGAAGAAGGGCTGCGCCGTGGCGCTGACCGATGCCGGCAAGGGCATGGGCCTGTACGACCCGACGGACGACACGGTGCACCGCATCGACGGCACCCGCGCCACCCGCAGCGCCGCGGGCGCCTTGAGCCACTTCGCCGCCGCGCTCAGCGACACGGCGCGGGCAGCCTTCAATGCCGCCTTCCCGAACCGGCTGGCGCTCAAGCATGCGCACTCGCAGCAGAACCCCGAGAAGGACTGGGGCAGCGACACGCTGGCCGCGGCGCGCTACGCTTTCTATGCCCTGAACGAGGAGTACGGCCGCGTCTCGTGGGACGGCAGCACCAAGGAGGCGCGCTTCGATGCCGGCAACACGCTGGTGATCGCCGGCTCGGTGTCCAACGGCGGCGCCGCGGTGCTGCGCGCGGCCGAGCTGGATGGCGACGGTCTGATCGACGGTGTGGTGGCCGGCGAGCCCAGCGCGCAACCGTCCAGCACCACCGGCTACGGCGTGAACCTGGGCGGCGCCGCAGTGCCGGCGTACGGCAAGCCGCTGTTCGACTACTTCACCTTTGCCAACCTGTACCAGCCCTGTGCCTCGCTGGCGCCGACGGCGGTGCTGAGCGAGCCCACCACCTACAACTTCATGGGTACGCCGGCCTTCCGCGCGCTGGCCACCAACCGCTGCACGGCGCTGGCTGCGCGTGGCCTGGTGACCGGCGCCACCACCGCCGACCAGGCGGCCGATGCACTGGCGCGGCTGCGCGCCTATGGCTTTGGCGCCGAGAACGACACCATGCACAACGCCCATTACGGGCTGGGCAACGCGGCCATCATCACCATGATGTACGCCAACGCCTATGGCCGCTTCTCGGTGGCCGACAACGTGTGCGGCTTGAGCGTGGCGGCCACCAGCGCCACCACCGGCGAAGTGGTGGCCGTGGCGGCCAACACCAAGGCGGCCAGCTTTGCCACCGGCAACGGCACCTCCAACGGCGCGCCGGCCAGCGTGGTCTACAACAACTCGGTGGGCGGGGCGCGGCAGTGGTCGTTCGGCGTGTCGCCCACCAGCGGCACGGCCGACCTGTCGCTGGATTCGGCCCTGTGCCTGCGCGCGCTGGCCCTGGGCACCGACCCGGCCACCGGCGCCGCCCTCACCGCCACCAGCACGCCCACGCTGGCGCAAAGCCAGGCGGTGCGCGCCGGCGTCAACGAGGTGCTGCTGAACGGCAAGCTGCGCGGCAAGCCGGTGATGATGGTGGGCGGCCGCAGCGATGCGCTGATCCCGGTCAACCATTCGGAGCGGGCCTATGCCGCCTTCAACCGCCAGCAGGACGGTGAAGGCAGCCAGCTGCGTTACATCGAGGTAACCAACGCGCAGCACTTCGACGGCTTCCTGTCGTTCCCGGGCTTCGACACCCGCTTCGTGCCGCTGCATGTGTACTTCAATGCCGCGATGGATGCGATGTACAACCGCCTGAAGAACGGCACGCCGCTGCCGCCCAGCCAGGTGGTGCGTGCCGTGCCGCGCGGCGGCACCCCGGGCGCCGCCCCGGCGCTGACGGCGGCCAACATCCCGGCCATCAGCGCCACGCCGGCGGCGGCCGACGCCATCGGCTTCAGCGGCACGTCGATCAACGTGCCGAACTGA